A section of the Pseudomonas sp. FP453 genome encodes:
- a CDS encoding YhdP family protein — MERLIRFFAALTRWGLGLCALLLVLAAVYVSLGRELTPLVAEYRAEVEAKAQAAVDMPLHIGSLEGRWSGFAPVLLAHDVMVGEGSSALRLDQVEVVPDVWASLMAREVRIAHLEVSGLQLSVKEDKDGHWALQGLPVQDEQPLDPQQVLQRMQMVKRVSLLDSQVTLQPFDQPPLTLTYVGLSLHTGITRQRLDARLTLPDGQPLALSLRTRIRASQWQDGEVQAYLSLPQSDWAKWIPARLTQQWKLSQFKAGGEFWLTWAKGAVQNAVVRLNSPQVKGSYAERKPVHIENLALNAYLQRSDTGLKVVFDSLAMNLGETRWESRLQLQQSLATDKDQETWKLQADRLDLTPITPLLNALAPLPEGFAKTIEHLKATGLLRNVLVDFRPQDTTDQKVSFAANLERVGFDAYFGAPAARNVSGSISGDLGHGELRMDSKDFSLHLDPIFAKPWQYIQANARLTWKLDKEGFTLIAPYIKVLGEEGKVAADFLIRLHFDHSQEDYMDLRVGMVDGDGRFTPKYLPAVLSPALDEWLRTAILKGAVDEGFFQYQGSLNHDALPASRNISLFFKVHDAELAFQPGWPHVSKVKGEVFVEESGVRILASKGQLLDTKVKDIYVNIPHAPAGKDSHLLLTGGFAGGLGDGLKILQEAPIGTAATFAGWKGEGDLQGSLDLDVPLAKGTEPKIVVDFKTDKARLQLAEPTLDLTQLKGDFRFDSAKGLSGQNITAQAFDRPITAQIFADGKPGNISTRVTAKGQVTVKRLTDWLKVGQPLPVSGDIPYQLQLNLDGADSQLMVSSNLKGVAVDLPAPFGMPASQGRDSVFRMTLQGNERRYWFDYGELANFTFAAPPDKFNEGRGELFLGDGDALLPTVKGLRIRGVLSELDIDPWKKLVDRYAGNDPGGSAKQLLSGADFKVGKLTGFGTRFDQVKLQLDRKPAAWALQLDSQQAKGSVNLPDAKAAPIAINLQYVKLPAVDPSVQADENAPDPLADIDPKDIPALDIAIDQLFQGPDLIGAWSLKIRPTTKGLTFNNLDLGLKGMQLKGDGGWEGAPGSSSSWYKGRLDGKNIGDVLKGWGYAPTVTSKDFHLDVDGRWPGSPAYVGPKRFSGSLDATFRSGQFVEVEGGAQALRVFGLLNFNSIGRRLRLDFSDLLGKGLSYDKVKGLLAASNGVFVTREPITMTGPSTNLELNGTLDLVADRVDAKLLVTLPVTNNLPIAALIVGAPAIGGALFLIDKLIGDRVSRFASVQYKVEGPWKDPKITFDKPFEKPN, encoded by the coding sequence ATGGAGCGTCTGATACGCTTTTTTGCCGCTTTGACCCGTTGGGGCCTGGGCCTCTGTGCGCTGTTGCTGGTCCTGGCGGCGGTGTATGTGAGCCTGGGTCGCGAATTGACCCCGCTGGTGGCCGAATACCGTGCCGAAGTCGAAGCCAAGGCCCAGGCCGCGGTGGATATGCCCCTGCACATTGGCAGCCTTGAAGGCCGCTGGAGCGGCTTTGCCCCTGTGCTGTTGGCCCACGACGTGATGGTGGGCGAGGGCAGCAGTGCCTTGCGCCTGGACCAGGTCGAAGTGGTGCCGGATGTCTGGGCCAGCCTGATGGCCCGTGAAGTGCGCATTGCCCACCTGGAAGTCAGCGGCCTGCAACTGAGCGTCAAGGAAGACAAGGACGGCCACTGGGCGCTGCAAGGCCTGCCGGTGCAGGATGAGCAACCGCTGGACCCGCAGCAAGTGCTGCAGCGCATGCAGATGGTCAAGCGCGTGTCGTTGCTCGACAGCCAGGTCACCCTGCAACCTTTCGACCAGCCACCGTTGACCCTGACCTACGTCGGCCTGAGCCTGCACACCGGCATCACCCGCCAGCGCCTCGACGCGCGCCTGACCCTGCCCGACGGCCAACCCCTGGCGTTGAGCTTGCGTACACGCATTCGCGCCAGCCAATGGCAGGACGGTGAAGTCCAGGCTTACTTGAGCCTGCCGCAGAGCGACTGGGCCAAGTGGATTCCGGCCCGGTTGACGCAGCAGTGGAAACTCAGCCAATTCAAAGCCGGCGGCGAATTCTGGCTGACCTGGGCCAAGGGCGCGGTGCAAAACGCGGTGGTGCGCCTCAACTCGCCACAGGTGAAGGGCAGCTATGCCGAGCGCAAGCCGGTGCACATTGAAAACCTTGCGCTCAACGCCTACCTGCAACGCAGTGATACGGGCCTCAAGGTGGTGTTCGATTCGCTGGCGATGAACCTCGGGGAGACCCGCTGGGAATCACGCCTGCAATTGCAGCAGAGCCTGGCGACCGACAAGGATCAGGAAACCTGGAAGCTGCAAGCCGACCGCCTGGACCTGACCCCCATCACGCCGCTGTTGAATGCCCTGGCACCGTTACCGGAGGGGTTTGCCAAGACCATCGAACACCTGAAGGCCACGGGGCTGCTGCGCAATGTGCTGGTGGATTTCCGTCCCCAGGACACCACGGATCAAAAAGTCAGTTTTGCCGCCAACCTGGAGCGCGTCGGTTTTGACGCTTACTTCGGTGCGCCGGCCGCGCGCAACGTGTCCGGCAGCATCAGCGGTGATCTGGGCCATGGCGAACTGCGCATGGACAGCAAGGACTTCTCCCTGCACCTCGATCCGATTTTCGCCAAGCCCTGGCAGTACATCCAGGCCAATGCGCGCCTGACATGGAAACTGGATAAAGAAGGCTTCACCCTGATCGCGCCGTATATCAAGGTGCTGGGCGAAGAAGGCAAGGTCGCCGCCGATTTCCTGATCCGCCTGCATTTTGACCACAGCCAGGAAGACTACATGGACCTGCGGGTCGGCATGGTCGATGGTGATGGGCGCTTCACCCCCAAATACCTGCCGGCGGTGTTGAGCCCGGCGCTGGATGAATGGCTGCGCACGGCGATTCTCAAGGGCGCGGTCGACGAGGGCTTCTTCCAATACCAGGGTTCACTGAACCACGATGCATTGCCGGCCTCGCGCAATATCAGCCTGTTCTTCAAGGTGCATGACGCCGAGCTGGCGTTCCAGCCAGGCTGGCCCCACGTGAGCAAGGTCAAGGGTGAGGTGTTTGTCGAGGAAAGCGGCGTGCGCATCCTCGCCAGCAAGGGCCAGTTGCTCGACACCAAGGTCAAGGATATCTACGTCAATATTCCCCATGCGCCGGCTGGCAAGGACAGCCATCTGCTGCTCACCGGTGGTTTCGCCGGTGGCTTGGGTGATGGCCTGAAGATCCTGCAGGAAGCGCCGATTGGTACGGCTGCAACCTTTGCCGGCTGGAAGGGCGAGGGCGACCTGCAAGGCAGCCTGGACCTGGATGTGCCGCTGGCCAAGGGCACCGAGCCGAAAATCGTGGTGGACTTCAAGACCGACAAGGCACGCCTGCAACTGGCCGAGCCGACGCTGGACCTGACCCAGCTCAAGGGCGATTTCCGTTTCGACAGTGCCAAGGGCCTCAGCGGCCAGAACATCACGGCCCAGGCGTTTGACCGGCCCATCACCGCGCAGATTTTTGCCGACGGCAAGCCGGGCAATATCAGCACGCGCGTGACTGCCAAGGGCCAGGTCACGGTCAAGCGGCTGACGGACTGGTTGAAAGTCGGCCAGCCGTTGCCAGTGTCCGGCGACATTCCCTACCAGTTGCAACTGAACCTGGATGGGGCCGACAGCCAGTTGATGGTCAGCTCCAACCTCAAGGGTGTGGCAGTGGACTTGCCGGCCCCTTTCGGCATGCCCGCCAGCCAGGGGCGTGACAGCGTGTTCCGGATGACCTTGCAGGGTAACGAGCGGCGGTATTGGTTCGATTATGGCGAGTTGGCGAATTTCACCTTTGCCGCCCCGCCGGACAAGTTCAACGAAGGCCGTGGCGAGTTGTTTCTCGGTGATGGTGATGCGCTGTTGCCCACGGTCAAAGGCTTGCGTATTCGCGGGGTCTTGTCGGAACTCGACATCGACCCGTGGAAAAAACTCGTCGACCGTTATGCCGGCAATGACCCGGGCGGTAGCGCCAAACAGTTGCTCAGTGGCGCCGACTTCAAGGTCGGCAAGCTGACGGGTTTCGGCACCCGGTTCGACCAGGTCAAATTGCAGCTGGACCGCAAGCCCGCCGCCTGGGCCTTGCAGCTCGACAGCCAGCAGGCCAAGGGCAGCGTCAACCTGCCGGATGCCAAGGCCGCGCCGATTGCGATCAACCTGCAATACGTGAAATTGCCGGCGGTGGACCCGAGCGTCCAGGCCGACGAAAACGCGCCGGATCCCTTGGCCGACATCGACCCCAAGGACATTCCCGCGCTGGATATCGCCATTGATCAACTGTTCCAGGGGCCGGACCTGATCGGTGCCTGGTCGCTGAAGATCCGCCCGACGACCAAGGGCCTGACCTTCAACAACCTGGACCTGGGCCTCAAGGGCATGCAGCTCAAGGGCGACGGCGGCTGGGAAGGCGCACCGGGGAGCAGCAGCAGTTGGTACAAGGGGCGTCTGGACGGCAAGAATATCGGCGATGTGCTCAAAGGCTGGGGTTACGCGCCGACCGTGACGAGCAAGGACTTCCATCTGGACGTGGACGGCCGCTGGCCAGGTTCGCCGGCCTATGTGGGGCCTAAGCGTTTCTCCGGCAGCCTGGATGCGACATTCCGCAGCGGCCAGTTTGTTGAAGTGGAAGGCGGTGCTCAGGCGCTGCGTGTATTTGGCCTGCTCAATTTCAACTCCATCGGGCGCCGGCTGCGTCTGGACTTTTCCGACTTGCTCGGCAAGGGCTTGAGTTACGACAAGGTCAAGGGTTTGCTGGCGGCGAGTAACGGCGTGTTTGTCACCCGCGAGCCGATCACCATGACCGGACCATCGACCAACCTGGAGCTTAACGGCACCCTGGACCTGGTGGCTGACCGTGTCGACGCCAAGCTGCTGGTGACGTTGCCGGTCACCAACAACCTGCCGATTGCCGCGCTGATCGTGGGCGCGCCGGCGATTGGCGGCGCGTTGTTCCTGATCGACAAGCTGATCGGTGACCGTGTGTCGCGTTTTGCCAGCGTGCAATACAAAGTGGAAGGGCCCTGGAAGGACCCTAAAATCACCTTCGACAAGCCATTTGAAAAGCCAAACTGA
- a CDS encoding carbon-nitrogen hydrolase family protein, which yields MSFAVIQMVSQSDVLANLAQARRLLEQAAAGGAKLAVLPENFAAMGRRDVADIGRAEALGEGPILPWLKQTARDLTLWIVAGTLPLPPKDQPNAKSNACSLLVDDRGEIVARYDKLHLFDVDVADARGRYRESDDYAFGSNVVVADTPVGRLGLTVCYDLRFPELYSELRAAGAELITAPSAFTAVTGAAHWDVLIRARAIETQCYLLAAAQGGVHPGPRETHGHAAIVDPWGRVLTQQDQGEAVLLAERDSSEQASIRARMPVVNHRRFFSQGAQRPASER from the coding sequence ATGTCCTTTGCGGTAATTCAAATGGTCAGCCAGAGCGATGTGCTGGCCAATCTGGCCCAGGCCCGGCGCCTGCTGGAGCAAGCGGCGGCGGGCGGTGCGAAGCTGGCCGTGCTGCCGGAAAACTTCGCCGCCATGGGCCGCCGTGATGTGGCCGATATCGGCCGCGCCGAGGCGTTGGGCGAAGGGCCGATCCTGCCGTGGTTGAAACAGACCGCCCGCGACCTCACCTTATGGATAGTGGCCGGCACCTTGCCGTTGCCGCCCAAGGATCAGCCGAACGCCAAGTCCAACGCCTGCTCGCTGCTGGTCGATGACCGGGGCGAAATCGTTGCCCGTTACGACAAGCTGCACCTGTTCGATGTGGATGTTGCCGATGCGCGAGGTCGTTATCGCGAATCCGACGACTATGCTTTCGGGAGCAATGTGGTGGTGGCGGATACGCCGGTGGGGCGCTTGGGCCTGACCGTGTGTTACGACCTGCGCTTCCCCGAGCTGTACAGTGAATTACGGGCGGCGGGGGCTGAATTGATTACCGCGCCGTCGGCTTTTACGGCGGTGACTGGCGCCGCGCATTGGGACGTGCTGATTCGCGCGCGCGCCATCGAAACCCAGTGCTATCTGCTGGCGGCGGCCCAGGGCGGCGTGCACCCGGGACCGCGGGAGACCCATGGTCATGCGGCGATTGTCGACCCGTGGGGGCGTGTGCTGACACAACAGGATCAAGGCGAAGCGGTGTTGTTGGCCGAACGCGACAGCAGTGAACAAGCGTCGATACGGGCGCGCATGCCGGTGGTCAACCATCGGCGCTTTTTCTCGCAGGGCGCACAGCGGCCTGCTTCGGAACGATGA
- the tldD gene encoding metalloprotease TldD, translating into MSELLSSVSEHLLAPGGVTIESLQTVLGDLAGPGIDAADLYFQGQISESWALEDGIVKEGSFNLDQGVGVRAQSGEKTGFAYSNAITLEALGLAARAARSISRAGQNGTVQAFTTQDVAQLYGPDNPLEVISRAEKVELLKRVDAATRALDPRIQQVTVSMAGVWERILVASTDGSLAADVRPLVRFNVSVIVEQNGRRERGGHGGGGRTDYRYFLSDDRAMGYAREALRQALVNLEAIPAPAGTLPVVLGSGWSGVLLHEAVGHGLEGDFNRKGSSAYSGRMGERVASKLCTIVDDGTLAGRRGSLSVDDEGTPTECTTLIENGVLKGYMQDKLNARLMGVARTGNGRRESYAHLPMPRMTNTYMLAGESDPAEIIASVKRGIYCANLGGGQVDITSGKFVFSTSEAYLIEDGKITAPVKGATLIGNGPEAMSKVSMVGNDLSLDSGVGTCGKDGQSVPVGVGQPTLKIDAITVGGTGS; encoded by the coding sequence ATGAGCGAGTTGTTGTCCTCAGTCAGTGAACACCTCCTGGCACCCGGTGGCGTGACCATCGAAAGCTTACAAACCGTACTCGGCGATCTGGCCGGGCCGGGTATCGACGCGGCCGACCTGTATTTCCAGGGGCAGATTTCCGAGTCGTGGGCCCTCGAAGACGGCATCGTCAAGGAAGGCAGCTTCAACCTGGACCAGGGTGTAGGCGTGCGTGCCCAATCCGGTGAAAAAACCGGTTTTGCCTACAGCAATGCCATCACGCTGGAAGCCCTGGGGCTGGCGGCGCGTGCGGCGCGTTCGATCTCCCGTGCTGGCCAGAACGGCACGGTGCAGGCGTTTACCACCCAGGACGTGGCGCAGTTGTATGGGCCGGATAACCCGCTGGAAGTCATCAGCCGTGCGGAGAAGGTCGAGTTGCTCAAGCGTGTCGACGCTGCAACCCGCGCCCTTGATCCACGTATCCAGCAAGTCACCGTGAGCATGGCCGGTGTGTGGGAACGCATCCTGGTGGCGTCCACCGACGGCAGCCTGGCGGCAGATGTGCGGCCGCTGGTGCGTTTCAATGTCAGTGTGATCGTCGAGCAGAACGGCCGCCGTGAGCGCGGCGGACATGGCGGCGGCGGGCGTACCGACTACCGTTATTTCCTCAGCGATGACCGCGCCATGGGGTATGCCCGTGAAGCGCTGCGCCAGGCCCTGGTCAACCTGGAAGCCATTCCGGCGCCGGCCGGTACGTTGCCGGTGGTGTTGGGGTCGGGTTGGTCCGGCGTGCTGTTGCACGAAGCCGTGGGCCATGGCCTGGAAGGCGACTTCAACCGCAAGGGCAGCTCCGCCTACAGCGGGCGCATGGGCGAGAGGGTTGCGTCCAAGCTGTGCACCATTGTCGATGACGGCACGTTGGCCGGGCGTCGTGGCTCGCTGAGCGTTGATGACGAAGGTACGCCGACCGAGTGCACCACGCTGATCGAAAACGGCGTGCTCAAGGGTTATATGCAAGACAAGCTCAACGCACGCCTGATGGGCGTTGCGCGCACCGGCAACGGCCGTCGCGAGTCCTACGCGCACCTGCCGATGCCACGCATGACCAACACCTACATGCTCGCCGGCGAAAGCGACCCGGCGGAGATCATCGCTTCGGTGAAACGCGGGATCTACTGCGCGAACCTTGGCGGCGGCCAGGTGGATATCACCAGCGGCAAGTTCGTGTTCTCCACCAGCGAGGCGTACCTGATCGAAGACGGCAAGATTACCGCGCCGGTCAAAGGGGCCACGTTGATCGGTAACGGACCGGAAGCCATGAGCAAGGTGTCGATGGTCGGTAACGACCTGTCGCTGGACAGCGGCGTGGGCACGTGCGGCAAGGATGGGCAGTCGGTGCCGGTGGGTGTCGGCCAGCCAACGCTGAAAATTGATGCGATCACCGTGGGTGGCACGGGCTCGTAG
- the yjgA gene encoding ribosome biogenesis factor YjgA, whose protein sequence is MVDSYDDSLDGEKSKTQVKRELHALVDLGERLTTLKKDLIAKLPLTDEMRRALADAPKHTANIARKRHIMFIGKLMRDQDTDAILALLDQTDASTRQYNERFHNLERWRDRLIAGDDAVLEKFVLDYPDADRQQLRSLIRQAQHEQAHNKAPATSRKIFKYIRELDETQRGLR, encoded by the coding sequence ATGGTTGATTCTTACGACGACTCCCTCGATGGGGAGAAAAGCAAAACCCAGGTCAAACGTGAGCTGCATGCTCTGGTTGACCTTGGCGAGCGCCTTACAACGCTCAAGAAAGACTTGATTGCAAAACTGCCCCTGACCGACGAAATGCGCCGGGCGCTGGCGGATGCACCCAAGCACACCGCGAATATCGCGCGTAAACGGCACATCATGTTTATCGGCAAGCTGATGCGCGATCAGGACACTGACGCCATTCTCGCCTTGCTCGATCAAACCGATGCCTCCACTCGCCAGTACAACGAACGTTTCCATAACCTGGAACGGTGGCGTGACCGCCTGATCGCGGGCGATGACGCCGTGCTGGAGAAATTCGTGCTGGACTACCCGGATGCGGACCGCCAGCAATTGCGCTCCCTGATCCGTCAGGCCCAGCACGAGCAGGCGCATAACAAGGCGCCGGCCACCAGCCGTAAAATCTTCAAGTACATCCGAGAGCTGGACGAGACTCAACGCGGTCTGCGCTGA
- a CDS encoding aspartate ammonia-lyase, whose translation MSNTRIERDSMGELQVPAEALYGAQTQRAVNNFPISHQRMPAQFIRALILAKAAAAKANVDLKQITEGQGKAIVDAAQGLLEGDFMQHFPVDIFQTGSGTSSNMNANEVIATLASRLLGEAVNPNDHVNCGQSSNDIIPTTIHVSAALVLHEQTLPALLHLVQVIERKAEEVHPFIKTGRTHLMDAMPVRMSQVLNGWAQQLKANIGHLQDLLPSLQALAQGGTAVGTGINAHPEFAARFSQQLSSLTDVTFTPGKNLFALIGSQDTAVAVSGQLKATAVSLMKIANDLRWMNSGPLAGLGEIELEGLQPGSSIMPGKVNPVIPEATAMVAAQVIGNDTVITVAGQSGNFELNVMLPIIAQNLLSSLELLANSSRLLADKAIATFKVNEAKLKEALSRNPILVTALNPIIGYQKAAEIAKKAYQQGRPVIDVALEHTDLPRSQLEVLLDPEKLTAGGV comes from the coding sequence ATGAGTAACACCCGTATCGAACGCGACAGCATGGGCGAACTGCAAGTGCCGGCCGAGGCCTTGTATGGCGCACAAACCCAGCGCGCGGTGAACAACTTCCCGATCAGCCATCAGCGTATGCCCGCGCAATTCATTCGCGCCCTGATCCTCGCCAAGGCCGCCGCGGCCAAGGCCAACGTCGATCTCAAGCAAATCACCGAAGGGCAGGGCAAGGCTATCGTCGATGCCGCCCAGGGCTTGCTCGAAGGCGACTTCATGCAGCACTTCCCGGTGGATATTTTCCAGACCGGCTCCGGCACCAGTTCCAACATGAACGCCAACGAAGTGATCGCGACCCTGGCCAGCCGTTTGCTGGGCGAGGCGGTCAACCCCAATGACCACGTGAACTGCGGCCAAAGCAGCAACGACATCATTCCGACCACCATCCACGTCAGCGCTGCGCTGGTCCTGCATGAACAAACCCTGCCGGCGTTGCTGCACCTGGTGCAGGTGATCGAGCGCAAGGCCGAGGAAGTCCATCCGTTCATCAAGACCGGCCGCACGCACCTGATGGACGCCATGCCGGTGCGCATGAGCCAGGTGCTCAATGGCTGGGCACAACAACTCAAGGCCAACATCGGTCACTTGCAGGATTTGCTCCCGAGCTTGCAGGCCCTGGCCCAGGGCGGCACGGCGGTCGGCACCGGGATCAACGCCCACCCGGAATTCGCCGCACGTTTCAGCCAGCAGTTGAGCAGCCTGACCGACGTGACCTTCACGCCGGGCAAGAACCTGTTTGCGCTGATTGGCTCCCAGGATACCGCCGTCGCCGTCTCTGGCCAGTTGAAAGCCACCGCCGTGTCGCTGATGAAAATCGCCAACGATCTGCGCTGGATGAACTCCGGCCCACTCGCCGGCCTCGGTGAAATCGAGCTGGAAGGCCTGCAGCCGGGCTCTTCGATCATGCCGGGCAAGGTCAATCCGGTGATCCCGGAAGCCACCGCCATGGTCGCCGCCCAAGTGATCGGCAATGACACGGTGATTACCGTCGCGGGCCAATCCGGCAACTTCGAGCTGAACGTGATGCTGCCGATCATTGCCCAGAACCTGCTCAGCAGCCTCGAACTGCTGGCCAATTCCAGCCGTTTGCTGGCGGACAAGGCCATCGCCACCTTCAAGGTCAACGAAGCCAAGCTCAAGGAAGCGCTGTCGCGCAATCCGATCCTGGTCACGGCACTCAACCCGATCATTGGCTACCAGAAGGCCGCTGAAATCGCCAAGAAAGCCTATCAACAAGGCCGTCCGGTGATTGATGTGGCGCTTGAGCACACCGACTTGCCCCGCAGCCAACTGGAAGTCCTGCTGGACCCGGAAAAGCTCACGGCCGGCGGCGTGTAA
- a CDS encoding superoxide dismutase, translating to MSYTLPALPYAYDALEPHIDAQTMEIHYTKHHQTYINNLNAAVEGTEFAGWPVEKLVASVQQLPEKLRAAVINQGGGHANHSLFWAVMSPKGGGKPEGALAKAIDEQVGGFDSFKEAFTKAALTRFGSGWAWLSVTPQKTLVVESSGNQDSPLMSGNTPILGLDVWEHAYYLLYQNRRPEYINAFYSVINWPEVAARYQAALA from the coding sequence ATGTCCTACACCTTGCCTGCCTTGCCTTACGCCTACGACGCCCTGGAACCGCACATCGATGCGCAAACCATGGAGATTCACTACACCAAGCATCACCAGACCTACATCAACAACCTCAACGCCGCTGTCGAGGGCACCGAGTTTGCGGGCTGGCCGGTCGAGAAACTGGTGGCCAGCGTGCAGCAACTGCCGGAAAAACTGCGTGCCGCCGTGATCAACCAAGGTGGCGGCCATGCCAACCACTCGTTGTTCTGGGCGGTGATGTCGCCCAAAGGTGGCGGCAAGCCTGAAGGTGCGCTGGCCAAGGCTATCGATGAGCAAGTGGGTGGTTTCGACAGCTTCAAGGAAGCCTTCACCAAGGCCGCGTTGACCCGTTTCGGCAGCGGTTGGGCCTGGCTCAGCGTGACCCCGCAAAAGACCCTGGTCGTGGAAAGCAGCGGTAACCAGGACAGCCCGCTGATGAGCGGCAATACGCCGATCCTCGGCCTGGACGTCTGGGAGCACGCTTATTACCTGCTCTATCAGAACCGTCGCCCGGAATACATCAACGCCTTCTACAGCGTGATCAACTGGCCGGAAGTCGCTGCACGCTATCAGGCCGCCTTGGCCTGA
- a CDS encoding ZIP family metal transporter: MGTETLAISSGRMFRYAFGSLLLLAGTALLVAHGLDWLNLEPRILRALQGGSICALGTALGAVPVLVIRRMPVALSDTLLGFGAGVMLAATAFSLIVPGIAAAESLGLTPWGASGLISFGIMLGAFGLYLVDRKVSGASPEMLVGTPDHPVIPPRIWLFVFAIIAHNIPEGMAVGVSAGGGMPDADSLAMGIALQDVPEGLVIALVLAGAGMSRVKAFLIGAASGLVEPVFAVLCAWLVSLAEVLLPLGLALAAGAMLLVVTHEVIPESRRNGHEKLASLGLCIGFCLMMVMDTALG; the protein is encoded by the coding sequence ATGGGCACTGAAACACTGGCGATCAGCAGCGGGCGGATGTTTCGTTATGCGTTTGGCTCGCTGCTGCTATTGGCAGGTACTGCATTGCTGGTGGCCCACGGGCTCGACTGGCTGAACCTGGAGCCGCGCATCCTGCGTGCCCTGCAAGGTGGATCGATTTGCGCGCTGGGTACGGCGCTTGGCGCGGTGCCGGTACTGGTCATTCGCCGGATGCCGGTGGCGCTGAGCGACACGTTGCTGGGTTTTGGCGCCGGGGTGATGCTGGCGGCGACCGCCTTTTCGCTGATCGTGCCAGGGATCGCCGCCGCTGAAAGCCTGGGGCTCACGCCCTGGGGCGCCAGTGGGTTGATCAGCTTTGGCATCATGCTGGGCGCGTTCGGGCTGTATCTGGTTGATCGCAAGGTCTCCGGGGCGAGCCCGGAAATGTTGGTGGGCACACCGGATCACCCGGTGATACCGCCGCGCATCTGGCTGTTCGTGTTTGCCATCATTGCCCATAACATCCCGGAAGGCATGGCGGTGGGGGTTTCGGCAGGCGGCGGTATGCCGGATGCCGACAGCCTGGCCATGGGCATCGCCTTGCAGGATGTGCCCGAAGGCCTGGTGATTGCCTTGGTGTTGGCCGGGGCAGGGATGTCGCGGGTCAAGGCGTTCCTGATCGGTGCGGCCTCAGGTTTGGTCGAGCCGGTATTTGCCGTGCTGTGTGCCTGGTTGGTGAGTCTGGCAGAAGTGCTGTTGCCACTCGGGCTGGCGCTGGCGGCAGGGGCGATGTTGCTGGTGGTGACTCACGAGGTGATCCCCGAATCGCGGCGCAACGGTCACGAAAAGCTTGCCAGCCTGGGGTTGTGCATCGGTTTTTGCTTGATGATGGTGATGGATACCGCATTGGGCTGA
- a CDS encoding HPr family phosphocarrier protein produces the protein MPALEIEIINKLGLHARASAKFVGVAGQFPCQIRAGRTPESMVDGKSIMAMMMLAAGKGTRIHLKTEGEQEQEAMDALVALINNFFDEGE, from the coding sequence ATGCCCGCTCTGGAAATTGAAATCATCAACAAGCTGGGCTTGCATGCCCGGGCTTCTGCGAAGTTCGTCGGCGTTGCCGGGCAGTTCCCCTGCCAGATCCGTGCGGGGCGCACCCCGGAATCCATGGTCGATGGCAAAAGCATCATGGCCATGATGATGCTGGCCGCCGGCAAGGGCACCAGGATTCACCTGAAGACAGAGGGCGAGCAAGAGCAGGAAGCGATGGACGCCCTGGTGGCGTTGATCAACAATTTCTTTGATGAGGGTGAGTAA
- the rapZ gene encoding RNase adapter RapZ yields the protein MRLIIVSGRSGSGKSTALNVLEDNGFYCIDNLPAGLLPELAERALIHTELAQPLVAVSIDARNLPSHLERFPQLLEEVRAKHIHCDVLYLDADEETLLKRFSETRRRHPLSSPHRSLAEAIEDETKLLGPIIDLADLKINTTSLNLYQLRDAIKLRLLNQPEPGTAFLVESFGFKRGMPVDADLVFDVRCLPNPYWKPELREQSGLDQPVAEYLAAQPDVEEMFQDISSYLLKWLPRFAASNRAYVTIAIGCTGGHHRSVYLTERLGQVLQQTLKNVQVRHRDLS from the coding sequence ATGCGTTTGATCATCGTCAGCGGCCGCTCCGGCTCGGGTAAAAGCACCGCCCTCAACGTGCTTGAGGACAACGGTTTCTACTGCATCGACAACCTGCCCGCCGGCTTGCTGCCGGAGCTGGCCGAACGTGCCCTGATCCATACCGAACTGGCGCAACCCCTGGTGGCCGTGTCGATCGATGCCCGCAACCTGCCCAGCCACCTTGAGCGGTTCCCGCAATTGCTTGAGGAAGTTCGCGCCAAGCACATACATTGCGATGTGTTGTACCTGGACGCCGACGAAGAGACGCTACTCAAGCGTTTTTCCGAAACCCGCCGGCGCCACCCCCTCAGCAGCCCGCATCGTTCCCTGGCGGAAGCCATCGAAGACGAAACCAAGTTGCTGGGGCCGATCATCGACCTCGCCGACCTCAAGATCAACACCACCAGCCTCAACCTGTACCAGCTGCGCGACGCCATCAAGCTGCGCCTGCTGAATCAGCCGGAGCCTGGCACCGCGTTTCTCGTCGAGTCGTTTGGCTTCAAGCGCGGCATGCCGGTGGATGCCGACCTGGTGTTCGATGTGCGTTGCCTGCCGAACCCCTATTGGAAACCCGAGCTGCGTGAGCAGTCCGGGCTGGACCAGCCCGTGGCCGAGTACCTGGCAGCGCAGCCGGATGTCGAAGAGATGTTCCAGGATATCTCCAGCTACCTGCTCAAATGGCTGCCGCGCTTTGCCGCAAGCAACCGGGCCTATGTCACCATTGCCATTGGCTGCACTGGCGGCCACCACCGCTCGGTCTACCTGACCGAACGCCTGGGCCAGGTACTGCAACAAACCCTCAAGAACGTCCAGGTTCGCCACCGCGACCTTAGCTGA